A single Triticum dicoccoides isolate Atlit2015 ecotype Zavitan chromosome 2A, WEW_v2.0, whole genome shotgun sequence DNA region contains:
- the LOC119356288 gene encoding putative xyloglucan endotransglucosylase/hydrolase protein 13 encodes MSSPLLVAMAAAAIVVACCLAACPVGAGASAGDFYDNFVVKWGTDPDPDRRVEIVDGGRLVTLTLNNVSGAGFQSRDAFLFGEFTMEMKLVPGDSAGTVTTFYLTSKDPTAAGDGHDEIDFEFLGNVSGEPYLMQTNVFAQGVGGREQRSYLWFDPTEDFHNYTILWNPLNIIFSVDGVPVRVFRNHDANGVPYLSRQAMKVHATIWDGDTWATRGGRVKIDWAHAPFVASYGTYASSACVSAAGNGDQDGAPSAFCCPGDASSWMARRLGPDGERAVAWARDTYMVMDYCDDPWNLGRPAECDMDQLASAV; translated from the exons ATGTCGAGTCCTCTGCTTGTTGCAATGGCCGCGGCGGCAATCGTCGTCGCCTGCTGTTTAGCGGCGTGTCCGGTCGGCGCGGGCGCGAGCGCTGGTGACTTCTACGACAACTTCGTGGTGAAGTGGGGCACGGACCCAGACCCCGACCGGCGGGTCGAGATCGTCGACGGCGGGCGGCTGGTGACGCTCACCCTCAACAACGTCTCCGGCGCCGGGTTCCAGTCCCGGGACGCCTTCCTCTTCGGCGAGTTCACCATGGAGATGAAGCTCGTGCCGGGCGACTCGGCCGGCACGGTCACCACCTTCTAC CTGACATCCAAGGACCCGACGGCGGCGGGGGACGGGCACGACGAGATCGACTTCGAGTTCCTGGGCAACGTCAGCGGGGAGCCGTACCTGATGCAGACCAACGTGTTCGCGCAGGGGGTCGGGGGCAGGGAGCAGCGGTCCTACCTGTGGTTCGACCCGACAGAGGACTTCCACAACTACACCATCCTCTGGAACCCTCTGAACATCAT CTTCTCTGTGGACGGCGTGCCGGTGCGCGTGTTCCGGAACCACGACGCGAACGGCGTGCCGTACCTGAGCAGGCAGGCGATGAAGGTGCACGCCACCATCTGGGACGGCGACACCTGGGCCACCCGCGGCGGCCGGGTCAAGATCGACTGGGCGCACGCGCCCTTCGTCGCCTCCTACGGGACCTACGCCTCCAGCGCCTGCGTCTCCGCGGCCGGCAACGGCGATCAGGACGGAGCGCCGTCGGCCTTCTGCTGCCCGGGCGACGCCTCGTCGTGGATGGCCCGGCGGCTGGGGCCCGACGGCGAGCGCGCGGTGGCGTGGGCGCGCGACACGTACATGGTGATGGACTACTGCGACGACCCCTGGAACCTGGGCCGCCCCGCCGAGTGCGACATGGACCAGCTCGCCTCTGCCGTCTGA
- the LOC119358117 gene encoding uncharacterized protein LOC119358117, with amino-acid sequence MCIQRLSRVNAETTRPPLVPVLDSSRARQNKPREESFAGGNSLCAVAAVGREAWELPRRPPDKRPPLVSDGALAPLRLFLVPLCWQLSVATGHLCLLPPPSSGGSLHPSLAGPSARIQRLAPHPPTLVGHGACPCSRKLNANFSSDSNRQQMYAALALRLSHGQGGPSEGDVDWRGSVVDSRWNGRR; translated from the exons ATGTGCATCCAACGGCTATCCAGAGTCAACGCGGAAACTACCAGGCCTCCACTCGTCCCCGTCCTCGATTCCTCACGCGCGAGGCAAAATAAACCGCGGGAAGAAAGCTTCGCGGGCGGGAACTCGCTCTGCGCCGTCGCCGCTGTGGGGAGGGAGGCATGGGAGCTCCCGCGGCGGCCACCGGATAAACGGCCTCCGCTCGTCTCTGACGGCGCCCTCGCTCCCCTACGACTCTTCCTCGTCCCGCTGTGCTGGCAGCTGTCCGTCGCGACCGGCCACCTCTGTCTGCTCCCTCCGCCCTCATCCGGCGGCTCGCTTCACCCATCTCTGGCTGGTCCCTCCGCCCGCATCCAGCGGCTCGCTCCGCACCCTCCAACGCTCGTCGGCCACGGCGCCTGCCCGTGCAGCAGAAAACTGAACGCCAACTTCAGTTCAGACTCCAACAGGCAACAG ATGTATGCTGCTCTTGCCTTGCGTCTGTCTCATGGTCAGGGCGGACCATCGGAGGGAGACGTCGATTGGAGGGGGTCCGTCGTCGACAGCCGCTGGAACGGGCGGAGGTAG
- the LOC119356289 gene encoding xyloglucan endotransglucosylase/hydrolase protein 24-like, which produces MASPLHCRPKLRLLCVALAFVLAVDVGRADIYKDIQIIWSADHTYYFMDGDSEALALSLDFNRGSAFKSNDMYLFARIDIDIKLVEGNSAGTVCTVYTISEGPWDIHDEIDLEFLGNSTGEPYTLHTNVFAYGVGGREQQFKLWFDPSADYHTYSIVWNPKRITIEVDGVTIRTFDNNEDQGVPFPSWQQQRVYGSLWNADDWATQGGRVKTDWSLAPFVSYYRNYNITYCRPSPGVSWCGAEPAGSPLFNLSPKARADLQWVRYMGYVLYDYCTDRSNRYTDATRPKECSLPPRP; this is translated from the exons ATGGCTTCGCCATTGCATTGTAGGCCAAAGCTGCGGCTCCTGTGCGTGGCCCTGGCCTTCGTCCTGGCCGTGGACGTGGGCAGGGCGGACATCTACAAGGACATCCAGATCATATGGAGCGCGGACCACACCTACTActtcatggacggcgacagcgagGCGCTGGCGCTCTCGCTGGACTTCAACCGGGGCTCCGCCTTCAAGTCCAACGACATGTACCTCTTCGCCCGCATCGACatcgacatcaagctcgtcgaggGCAACTCCGCCGGCACCGTCTGCACCGTCTAC accatctcggaggggccgtgGGACATCCACGACGAGATCGACCTGGAGTTCCTGGGCAACTCCACCGGCGAGCCCTACACCCTCCACACCAACGTATTCGCCTACGGCGTCGGCGGCCGGGAGCAGCAGTTCAAGCTCTGGTTCGACCCCAGCGCCGACTACCACACCTACTCCATCGTCTGGAACCCCAAGCGCATCAC GATCGAGGTGGACGGCGTGACGATCCGGACGTTCGACAACAACGAGGACCAGGGCGTGCCGTTCCCGTCGTGGCAGCAGCAGCGGGTGTACGGGAGCCTGTGGAACGCCGACGACTGGGCGACGCAGGGCGGGCGCGTCAAGACGGACTGGTCGCTGGCGCCCTTCGTCTCCTACTACCGCAACTACAACATCACCTACTGCCGGCCGTCGCCCGGCGTGTCGTGGTGCGGCGCCGAGCCCGCCGGGTCCCCGCTCTTCAACCTCTCCCCCAAGGCGCGCGCCGACCTGCAGTGGGTGCGCTACATGGGCTACGTCCTCTACGACTACTGCACCGACAGGAGCAACCGGTACACCGACGCCACCAGGCCCAAGGAGTGCTCGCTCCCGCCCCGCCCGTGA